The Gordonibacter urolithinfaciens genome contains a region encoding:
- a CDS encoding DUF2442 domain-containing protein, whose translation MGEPVLADEVACGMGKSQPDLTKVEPKGGSELLLEFETGERRLFDAAPFIDCGGSYGRLAEERYFAQVRIIDGGLALGWPEGQEVYPEALYEFSTPVG comes from the coding sequence ATGGGGGAGCCGGTCTTGGCCGACGAGGTTGCCTGCGGGATGGGCAAAAGCCAGCCCGACTTGACGAAGGTCGAGCCGAAGGGCGGAAGCGAGCTTCTGCTCGAGTTCGAAACGGGGGAGAGGCGCCTTTTCGACGCCGCCCCGTTTATCGACTGCGGCGGATCGTACGGACGCTTGGCGGAAGAGCGATACTTCGCGCAGGTGCGCATCATCGACGGGGGCTTGGCCCTTGGATGGCCTGAAGGCCAGGAAGTATACCCCGAGGCCCTGTACGAGTTCAGCACGCCTGTCGGGTAG
- the trmFO gene encoding methylenetetrahydrofolate--tRNA-(uracil(54)-C(5))-methyltransferase (FADH(2)-oxidizing) TrmFO yields the protein MSDNVTILGAGLAGSEAALQLAGRGFRVRLVEMRPGTPTPVHATGACAELVCSNSLKSTKPESAAGMLKAELEALGSHLLAAAHRHAVPAGGALAVDREAFARDVTALIEGHPLVDLVRGEAASLAEEARGADALVVATGPLTSGALAADLARVAGAGHLAFYDAAAPIVMADSLDGERLFRQSRYEDGSDGAGDYLNAPFTREEYEAFAAELVAAERVVLRDFETRELFQACQPIEEIARKGLDAPRFGPLKPVGLADPRTGRRPWAALQLRAEDAHGTCYNLVGFQTNLTFSEQRRVFRLIPGLEHAEFARFGVMHRNTFLDAPRLLDASLRLTASGAAALDVPVFVAGQLAGTEGYCEALRSGLHAALAVAAELSGTGLPPLPRETAFGALLAYATSPETRAYQPMHVNFGIMEPLAEHVRNKRERYAAYAARGADALAAYRAQLADRGLMPKTAPAADAPVEGLPEGSSRA from the coding sequence ATGTCTGACAACGTGACCATACTCGGCGCCGGCCTTGCGGGGAGCGAGGCGGCGCTCCAGCTTGCCGGCCGCGGCTTCCGTGTGCGCCTCGTGGAGATGCGCCCCGGCACGCCCACGCCCGTGCACGCCACCGGCGCGTGCGCCGAGCTCGTGTGCTCGAACTCGTTGAAGTCGACCAAGCCCGAGAGCGCGGCCGGCATGCTCAAGGCCGAGCTCGAGGCGCTGGGATCGCACCTGCTGGCCGCCGCGCACCGGCACGCCGTGCCCGCCGGGGGCGCGTTGGCCGTGGACCGCGAGGCGTTCGCCCGCGACGTCACGGCGCTCATCGAAGGGCACCCGCTGGTCGACCTCGTGCGCGGGGAGGCTGCAAGCCTGGCCGAGGAGGCCCGCGGCGCCGATGCGCTCGTGGTGGCCACGGGGCCGCTCACGTCCGGTGCCCTCGCCGCCGACCTCGCCCGCGTCGCCGGCGCCGGCCACCTGGCGTTCTACGACGCCGCCGCGCCCATCGTCATGGCCGACTCGCTGGACGGGGAGCGCCTGTTCCGGCAGAGCCGCTACGAGGACGGGTCCGACGGGGCGGGCGACTACCTGAACGCGCCCTTCACGCGCGAGGAGTACGAGGCCTTCGCCGCCGAGCTCGTGGCCGCCGAGCGCGTCGTGCTGCGCGACTTCGAGACGCGCGAGCTGTTCCAGGCATGCCAGCCCATAGAGGAGATCGCGCGCAAGGGCCTCGACGCCCCGCGCTTCGGCCCGCTCAAGCCCGTGGGCCTCGCCGACCCGCGCACGGGGAGGCGCCCCTGGGCCGCGCTCCAGCTGCGCGCCGAGGATGCGCACGGCACGTGCTACAACCTGGTGGGCTTCCAGACGAACCTGACGTTTTCCGAGCAGCGTCGGGTGTTTCGCCTGATCCCCGGCTTAGAGCATGCGGAGTTCGCCCGCTTCGGCGTCATGCACCGCAACACGTTCCTGGACGCACCGCGCCTGCTCGACGCCAGCCTGCGCCTCACGGCTTCCGGGGCCGCCGCGTTGGACGTGCCCGTGTTCGTGGCGGGCCAGCTCGCGGGCACCGAGGGGTACTGCGAGGCGCTGCGTTCGGGCCTGCATGCCGCGCTCGCCGTGGCGGCCGAGCTCTCGGGGACCGGCCTGCCGCCGCTGCCGCGCGAGACGGCCTTCGGCGCGCTTCTGGCCTACGCCACGAGCCCCGAGACGAGGGCTTACCAACCGATGCACGTGAACTTCGGCATCATGGAGCCGCTGGCGGAGCATGTGCGCAACAAACGCGAGCGTTACGCCGCCTACGCCGCCCGCGGCGCCGACGC